Sequence from the Cucumis sativus cultivar 9930 chromosome 1, Cucumber_9930_V3, whole genome shotgun sequence genome:
GTACTCCAATCCTCAATAAATTTGTTCTTGTGAGCTTCCATTCCTCCGCCCATTGTCGCTCGGCTCGATTTTCTCTGCTTCTCTTCCTtcaaactctctctctttgaAGTTTACCCTCGCTTGTTCCTTCACTTAGCCTTGTGGCTCACCGGTCGAAGAATTTTCACCAccctttataaataaataaataaataaataatagagatgaataaatttaattttggataattatttcaattttaaatggcaaaattgataaaaataatttttaattataccaAAATGTCACTCTCACATACTTATATTAACCAAACAAGTTTGTTATAATTCTAATACTCTATTTGAATACTACATATTAAACTCTAATCTTCTCCTTACAGTAAAGACTAAAATTgcaatttaacaaatttttaaaccTAAGTTaccttcttaaatttttagacCAATCACAatttgccacatcatttactaaattaatcaaaaaaaatcataaataattgaatttgagattaGAGATTGAAATGCGTCTTTCTACACCTCATAACTTCATTTATTATCATTCGACAATTTTTCGGAGATCGAGGAGTCCAGTTCTAGTATAATAGTCATTATACCGTTAAAGATCAATaacaatctttttctttgttttattatatttgagtgtagttatatttatgtatattatttatcaaagatagattttttaaattacatcaTAAGTTaattacatataattaaaaataaaaatcaagtATTAGTCCACGACCTTACAAGTTTGTAGATCAAAttcacaatttaaaaacataaatagcTTTGATAAGAAATTACACTGGTTCAATTGTTAAGTTGAAACGAGGTATtaatagtcattgatatatacattaattaaCATTCTCTAAAAAGTCCTAAACTATTATTTCACAGTCATGACATTACATATTGCTTTATCATTGATGCGAACATAACTCAactataattttcatttttatactttGGTAAactttgaataaaaatatattctaatATCGAAATTAGTAAGTTATAAATATCACTATACCTTGAGGTATTTTGAGCCCTAtaagcaacatttttaaagatgataattttttttttaaatggaaacaCTAGAATTATGTTGactaattaagaatataaaaataactaattaagtATGTTAACCAAATGATTGAATCGTGAATCTCGCTTTCTTTAAAACGTTTTGTTGCAAACAGATGTGAAGTGTTTTGTCGTCTCTAGGATAAAACAACATCTAATTCATCGATTGAAACTGCAGTACTAGAACCAACTGCGCATGCACACTGAATGAGGGAGACTTGCAACTACAATGGATTTATGATGTAATGGTAACAAAACGATCCTATATATTATAGTTCTATTATGATTGTCAAAAGAGAACAGTTTATCAAACGGTTCTATTAATAGTTGGTAACGATTAGTAATTAAATACTAGGCCCGActgttttgaataaaaaaactggtttgaaaataataatcttGTCGCTTTCTAAGcaatttttcattaacataaataactttttataataaaCCAATAAGTTGTAAtctcctttttcctttcttttcgAAAAAGGACAATCATCTCAGTTATTGATTAACGATAAACTTTTTAAACCCTAGAGATTGTTTGAAggattaaaatgtaaaataaaattattgaagattaGACGAGCGTTGAAAAATGGTGAGAAAAATAGTTaactatcaaaattaaatgaattttatattacaaGTCGAGAACTAAAATGCTCAATTCATATATAGATTTTGGATTACATTACTACAATTTCATCTCATTACAGATTGCTAAACATGCCTAATTTAATGATTGTAACATATAGATAAACTCCATTGCTctaacaattatatatatgaaatccCAATGATcataatatttcataaatacataatatataggTAGTTTACATTAATTTCACTTATAGTTTAAATGCTATTACTAGTTTATTACAACTTTTGTTGAGGGATtgaattgtttcttttctatttttttaatattgatgaACATGgattattataagaaaacttataaattttttttgacaaacTACTTAAACTCAatagctttatgttttaaaaagaattctaTGAAACTTacggtaaaaagaaaaaaaataattttcaaatttaattaaataggaAGCAAGTATAGTCTTTGAGcgattttcaaaatctaaatttacacatgtatattttaaaattcagtttaattttctaaaacgttgataaaaattagatattgaatctatttacaaaatacattaaaattgATCTATTTGTTTGCAGACTTCGAACACAGAAGGTCCGTCGAATTCTGGTTCAATGGTCAAATCCACCATTGTTGTTTTGGTGAAATAACCAGTAATTGGTGGTCTTGGCTGGAAGACTTTTGGTCGTACAATCTGGGAATACGAGGATGGATTTCGCAGAATTGCAGACCTTGAGGAGGAAGCAGCCGGTGATGTGGCACGCTTGTTTGGAGTTGTCGGCCCAAAGTCGCAACAACGTGCTTGACGGTATGGGGGGAAGACTCGAAGAGTCTATTTGGATTGTCAATGCTCTGTTAGCAGAGCCTTGACGACGCCTGGATACTTTGCTCAAATTGTAAATCCATGACATGGTTTTCTGCACTCATCGAAGACGGTGTAGATGATTGAGCTGGGGATTTTCCCCTAGGAGAAGTAGTTCCTGAAGAGGAAGCTACTGTTTGAGGTGGTCTTTGAGGATTTTTGTTTGGGTTATTTAGCGGCGGTTGCCGCTGGTTGGATGGTTGTTGCCGGCCGGAAGGAGGTTCCATTTGAGAGAGACTTCAAGGCTGATTTTTGGTTCTTCAAGAGATGTTCTCTTGAGAGGTAATCTGCAAGCGAATTCTCACCGCCTTTTATAGGCTCAATTTTGAAATCGAAGCAAGATATGATTGCATGCCATCTTGCAAAGCTTTGCTTTGAGATAAGATTCTTTAcatctttttcaaaagtgtATTTACTTGCTTTTGAATATGTTCTAACAAGTAATTCTTTGTTAGTCAGATCTCCTTGAAATTTCTGGACGGAAAGCACTATTGCTAGTATTTCCTTTTTCACGGTTGAATAGTTCTTTTGTGCACTATTCCAGATTCCGAAATGATAACGGACAATGAAGATTTTTCTGTGAAGTTCCTGTTTGAGGATGCCTCCGTAACCAATATCGGATGCATATGTATCAATAATGAGTTTGGTCTGTTTATCTACAAGCGAACAAGAGATAAGTATGAGATGCTTTTGGCCAGGGACTTGATTGAAGGCATGGTGGCACACaaacatttttagaaataatcataaaaagcaAGTTCGTGAAAAAGTAGtttgaagttaaatttattaaatgaacatcctcattaacaaaaattaatagaaaagaatCATCTTTAAGTTAAGTTAGGTAGGTAAACAAATTTCCTAAATGTTTGGAGTCTTAATCCCTAAGGGCCCAActaatttgttaatattaCTTGATGGGGCAAATGCTTATTAAAATTCCACAAACAGTAATCTCAACTGGCAAGGAAGAAGATAATGTGATTTTGGTACACCTAGTTGAAGAAGATTGATTGAATCGAAGCTAAGTGGAGAAAACATCATCCTTCTATGGCGTTGGGCTTACTGGGAATTCCTCCTCTTCCATTTCCAGCTCCCCCAAATTCCTCTCAAAATCCCTTACCCTTCACTTCCCGAAGAGCCATTCTGTTTTCCCCAGCTGCTTTACTCCCTTCCCTCCTCGCTTTTCCTCTTCCCACTCACGCCGCTCTTCCCCAACTCCAAGACCACCTTCTACAAGAAGAAGATAGAACCGTTTCCCTTTTCCAGGTCcctcctctctttctcttacaatccttctttttcaattcaatttggGTCTTTCCTTTATCTCTTTTCTTCTGTTGGTTCTTCATTGCAATCTAGGAAACTTCGCCTTCCGTCGTTTATATTAACGACCTTGAATTACCTAAAAACCCTCAAGCCCCTTCTCAACAACCCATGCTTATCGAGGATGATAATCTCAAGGTTAAAGGGACTGGTTCGGGTTTTGTTTGGGATAAATTTGGCCATATCGTAAGACCATCTTCTTTGATTCTTgccatctcttttttttttctttttttttcaccttttttttgttcgtTACTTGAAGCATTTCTGCTTGCGACAGGTTACCAATTACCATGTTGTTTCTGCATTGGCTACTGATAATAGTGGATCACAGCGTTGTAAGGTTTTGTTCGTTCGTTTCTGTGTTTTGGATTGTTGTGCATTCTTAGTGGATGATATGCTAGCAGTCCCTAGCTATGATTCCTCGGATTTGGGTTCTTCTGTAGGTAAACTTAGTCGATGTTAAAGGAAACGGAATCTATAAAGAGGCAAAGATTGTTGGTTTTGATCCAGAGTATGATCTAGCTGTTCTTAAGGTAA
This genomic interval carries:
- the LOC101213501 gene encoding protease Do-like 5, chloroplastic, whose protein sequence is MALGLLGIPPLPFPAPPNSSQNPLPFTSRRAILFSPAALLPSLLAFPLPTHAALPQLQDHLLQEEDRTVSLFQETSPSVVYINDLELPKNPQAPSQQPMLIEDDNLKVKGTGSGFVWDKFGHIVTNYHVVSALATDNSGSQRCKVNLVDVKGNGIYKEAKIVGFDPEYDLAVLKVELEGHELKPIVFGTSRNLRVGQSCYAIGNPFGYEKTLTAGVISGLGREIPSPNGRAIRGAIQTDAAISAGNSGGPLVDSYGHVIGVNTATFTRKGTGMSSGVNFAIPIDTVVRTVPYLIVYGTPYSERF